One window of the Leishmania panamensis strain MHOM/PA/94/PSC-1 chromosome 8 sequence genome contains the following:
- the MIX gene encoding MIX protein, putative (TriTrypDB/GeneDB-style sysID: LpmP.08.1000): MFRRTTQRMSSLSSFTGVEIDPYTAKSMFLFGFIASVGFLSVYSVKETKKAGPIELPEELQAQRQRHNDPRRPPWPLLHQRVVLLREGKGAPEDIALMWEQTKHYYPADWLIPLELTQVLKYSSGRYLQTYVADPDEMRKEVLMQLLNVKYGRVSDPNGGRVNKDVEEIISMAIDSLENMDLNPAADTVLVPTHT; this comes from the coding sequence ATGTTCCGCCGCACCACGCAGCGCATGTCGAGTCTGTCGAGCTTCACGGGGGTCGAGATCGACCCGTACACGGCCAAGTCGATGTTCCTGTTCGGGTTCATCGCGTCTGTCGGCTTCTTGTCTGTCTACTCCGTCAAGGAGACGAAGAAAGCGGGGCCGATTGAGCTGCCGGAGGAGCtgcaagcgcagcggcagcggcacaacGATCCGCGGCGACCGCCGTGGCCGCTTCTACACCAGCGTGTCGTGCTGCTTCGCGAGGGCAAGGGGGCGCCGGAGGATATCGCGCTGATGTGGGAGCAGACGAAGCACTACTACCCGGCTGACTGGCTGATCCCGCTGGAGCTCACGCAGGTGCTCAAGTACTCAAGTGGGAGGTACCTGCAGACGTATGTGGCAGACCCGGACGAGATGCGGAAGGAGGTCctgatgcagctgctgaacgtCAAGTACGGCCGCGTCAGCGATCCCAACGGTGGGCGGGTGAACAAGGACGTCGAGGAGATTATCTCTATGGCGATCGACAGCCTAGAAAACATGGACCTGAACCCGGCTGCGGACACCGTGCTCGtccccacgcacacgtga